Proteins from a genomic interval of Mesobacillus sp. S13:
- a CDS encoding DUF2621 domain-containing protein, translating into MYQLEGWFLWFMMFWIVVLVGLFAIGGYFMFRKFLKKLPKDDGKSDMDWEEYYVNQTRHLWPDEQKALLEDLVSPVPELFRDVARHKIAGKIGELALKEKVDRISQELVIRGYILATPKRDHKFLRKRLAEKQISTAPYESLF; encoded by the coding sequence ATGTATCAGCTTGAAGGTTGGTTTTTGTGGTTTATGATGTTCTGGATCGTTGTTTTGGTTGGCTTATTCGCGATTGGCGGTTACTTTATGTTCCGCAAGTTTTTGAAAAAGCTGCCAAAGGATGACGGCAAATCTGATATGGACTGGGAAGAGTATTATGTGAACCAGACTAGGCATTTATGGCCGGATGAACAGAAGGCATTGCTCGAAGATTTGGTAAGTCCGGTACCTGAATTATTCAGGGATGTGGCAAGACATAAGATCGCTGGTAAAATAGGTGAGCTCGCCCTTAAGGAAAAAGTGGACAGGATCTCACAGGAGCTTGTCATCCGCGGCTATATCCTTGCAACACCGAAGCGTGACCATAAATTTTTGCGAAAGCGGCTTGCTGAAAAGCAAATCAGCACTGCTCCATATGAGAGTTTGTTCTAA
- a CDS encoding VOC family protein, producing the protein MQFFFDHLVWFLKQPEKAMSPLNERGLHVVKGGRHESWGTYNTLTYFGLSYIEFLGIENLSIAEKHDENRLITQIVEQLAKENREGPATVAIRTNQIEELAIKLMTEGLTVYGPLTGERVRADGQVIKWSLLFPEYAENKLSLPFFIQWEKSDEERLSELAEQEVIGSHNLGQPKLESVGFVVDDLDKTLEIWSELFGLKKGEEYIDTELNARCRSLKLNGTNLLFFTPIGDGPAAKVLKEKGESPFLVNLTDTNQSHFFEMLDGYWRFR; encoded by the coding sequence ATGCAATTTTTCTTTGATCACCTAGTTTGGTTCTTAAAGCAGCCAGAGAAAGCAATGTCTCCCTTAAATGAAAGAGGCCTTCATGTTGTGAAGGGTGGTCGTCATGAGTCTTGGGGAACATATAATACCCTAACTTATTTTGGCTTAAGTTATATTGAATTTTTAGGAATTGAGAATCTATCAATAGCTGAAAAGCATGATGAAAATCGATTGATTACGCAAATCGTTGAACAGTTAGCAAAAGAAAATCGGGAAGGTCCTGCGACAGTAGCGATCCGAACAAATCAAATAGAAGAATTAGCAATAAAACTTATGACAGAAGGACTTACAGTATATGGGCCGCTAACTGGGGAAAGAGTTCGGGCTGATGGTCAAGTAATCAAGTGGTCATTGTTATTCCCTGAGTACGCTGAAAACAAGCTTTCTTTACCGTTTTTTATTCAATGGGAAAAATCAGATGAAGAAAGGCTTTCGGAACTAGCGGAACAAGAAGTTATAGGATCACACAATTTAGGCCAACCAAAATTGGAAAGTGTTGGATTTGTCGTAGATGATTTGGATAAAACACTAGAAATTTGGAGTGAACTGTTTGGCCTTAAAAAAGGAGAAGAGTATATCGATACGGAGCTGAATGCCCGTTGCAGAAGTTTAAAATTGAACGGCACTAATTTATTGTTTTTTACACCAATTGGAGATGGACCGGCTGCTAAAGTATTAAAAGAAAAAGGGGAGAGTCCTTTTTTAGTGAACCTGACTGACACAAATCAAAGTCACTTCTTTGAAATGCTGGATGGTTATTGGAGGTTCCGGTAA